From Anaerolineae bacterium:
TGAGAGTGTACATCCGCCGGCCGTTGAGAAAGCTGGCTGAGGCCATGCAGGCCATCGCCGGCGGCGACCTGCACCACTCCCTGGACATAGGCTCGCGGCGCGATGAGCTGGGGCTCATGGCACAGGCCTTCTCGAAACTGCAGGAATATCTCTCACACACCCTTTCCCAGCTCGACCAGATGGCTCAGCGCCTGGCGGCTTCTTCGGAGGAATTGGCCAACGCCATGGAAAGCGTGGGGATGAGCTCTCAGCAGATCAGCTCCACTGTGGCGGACATCGCCGCCGGCGCCGGCAAGCAAGCGGAGGAAACATCCACCATCGCCACATCGATGGGGGAAATTCGACAGTTGAGCCAAGATATCGCCGAACGCGCCAACCAGTCGGTTGTCCAAACGCACGCTATGGCCCAGGCCATCCAGGGGACCAGCACTGCGCTCCAGCAGTTGGGCGAGCGTTCCGATATCATCCGCCGCACAGTGGCCATGATGGCCAAGTTTGCCGATGAGACGCATCTGCTGGCGCTGAATGCGGCGGTGGAGGCGGCGCGCGCCGGCGCCGCCGGCCGCGGCTTCGCCGTGCTGGCGGATGAGATCCGCCAACTGGCGCGCAGTTCTGCCCAGGCAACGGAGGAGGTGACCGAACAGAGCCAGCATATCCTGAAGGCCATCGAACAATTGTTGGCCGGCATGCCGACCGCGCTCGCCCAGGTTCAGGAGATCGCCAGCCTCAGTGAACGCATCGCCCTGGCCACCCAGCATCAGAACGAGCGCATCGCCAAGGTCAGCCAAGCCCTGAGCGAAATCAGCAGTATTGCAGAGCAGAACGCCGCCGGCACCGAACAACTAGCCGCGGCCATCGAGGAGCAGAACGTCTCGCTGGAGGAGCTGGTAGTGCTTTCGCAGGAACTTACCCAGATGGCGGCGGAGCTCCGCAGTAGCGTGGACCAAATTTACAGCGGATCTGCGGCGGAAGAGGTTCTTCCAACCCCCGTCGCTGAAACTGCGACGGCGTGAGGCCGGCCATGCTGGGGATTCGTGACGCTTTCATTGCCGTCTGGTCTGCTTTGCGCATCTTCTGGGAGGAGCTGTTCACCTTTGTGGT
This genomic window contains:
- a CDS encoding methyl-accepting chemotaxis protein gives rise to the protein MTVAENKSPQPVRLTLWQRFTGSITTSFLLAFVLTLFLALAGTLLLRYRDSLADVERQESRLANLLAQSLNAHIRQHAELAQTLATAISLDERIQGAFSNQDRESLLQISQTYWQALSLSYPVAQFHFHLPPSTSFLRVHQPDKYGDSLADRPMVVEAIANRKPIAGVEWGRAGLSIRGIAPVFYLDRFIGTVEIGIAFTDQLLRDLNFSDKEVPYRIRILAVDLARLRAGDPNSLTPIAASEYYQPAIDLDLYRTMAESGIPQHTYTTVGGRRYYVYLYPVKDFAGQVAAVAEILMDHAALLEPIRRSMISDIILRAVLLVGVSLLVWLMLRVYIRRPLRKLAEAMQAIAGGDLHHSLDIGSRRDELGLMAQAFSKLQEYLSHTLSQLDQMAQRLAASSEELANAMESVGMSSQQISSTVADIAAGAGKQAEETSTIATSMGEIRQLSQDIAERANQSVVQTHAMAQAIQGTSTALQQLGERSDIIRRTVAMMAKFADETHLLALNAAVEAARAGAAGRGFAVLADEIRQLARSSAQATEEVTEQSQHILKAIEQLLAGMPTALAQVQEIASLSERIALATQHQNERIAKVSQALSEISSIAEQNAAGTEQLAAAIEEQNVSLEELVVLSQELTQMAAELRSSVDQIYSGSAAEEVLPTPVAETATA